Within the Beduinella massiliensis genome, the region ACGGAGACATATTTCCTGTTTTTTCATGCGAAATATGGGTTTTCTGCAAACAGGAGGTCTTCTTTCGCGCCGCGGCTGCGCCGGCCTCAAACGCCCTGGCGCAGCCGCTGGCATAGCGCGCTGTATCGCCTGGAAATATAGGCGTTCTCCACCATCGTGCGGATGGCGCTCTCCCGCCCTACGAGCATCACCATGCGCCGGGCGCGCGTCACCGCGGTGTAAAAGAGGTTGCGCGTGAGCAGCATCGGCGGCCCGCCGACCACCGGCAGCACCACGACCGGGAACTCGCTGCCCTGGCTCTTGTGCACCGAAACGCAGTAGGCCAGCTCCAGATCGTCCATCTGCTCGCCCTCGTAGGAGGCGATACGGTCGTCGTCAAAGCAGACGGTCAGCGTGCGCGCCTCCTCGTCCACCTGCTGAACGAATCCCATGTCACCGTTGAACACACCCTGTCCGTTTTCCCAGCCGAAGACGCCCTCCTTCTTCCATTCGAGCTGGTAGTTATTCCGCGTCTGCATCACTTTGTCGCCCTCGCGCAGGGTGACCTCGCCCACCACGCGCTCGTGTTTGCCGGGTCGCGGCGGATTGAAGCAGGATTGCAGCAGGGTGTTAAGCGCCCATACGCCGCATTCGCCCTTCTTCGTAGGGGCGAGCACCTGAATCTGGCGCACCGGATCGACCTTGAGGAAACCCGGAATGCGCCGCGCACACAGCTCCACGACCGTCTGCGCCGCGACGGAGGGCGACTCCCGGCGCTCGAAGAAGAAATCGCTGCCCTTCACGTTCAGGCGCGGCATCTCCCCGCGGTTGATGCGGTGGGCGTTGACGACGATCATGCTGCTCTCGTCCTGGCGGAAGATTTCCGTCAGGCGTACCGAAGGAACCACGCCGCTGTCCAGAATGTCGGAGAGCACGTTGCCCGCCCCGACGCTGGGAAGCTGATCCGCGTCGCCTACCATGATGAGGCGCGTGCCAGGCATCAGCGCGCGCAGGAGGGAGCGCATCAGGAAGATGTCCACCATGGACATCTCGTCTACGATCAGCGTATCGAACTCCAGGGGGTTGTCCGCCCCGCGCGCGAAGCTGCCCTCCTCGCCGCCGTATTCGAGCAGGCGGTGCAGCGTCTTCGCCTCCACGCCCGTCGCCTCGGTCATGCGCTTGGCGGCGCGGCCGGTGGGCGCGGCGAGCGCCACCTCGCCCTCGATGGAGAGCAGGCGGATGATGCAGTTGATGATCGTGGTCTTGCCCGTGCCGGGACCGCCAGTGATGACGGTCATGCCGCTTCTCACCGCCGTCTCAATCGCCAGGCGCTGCTGGCTGTGAAAGGCGATGCCCTCGACGCGCTCCAGCTCCCCGATCTGCGCCTGCACGTCCTCAAACCCGCCGGATGGCATCGCCTCCAGCAGCTCGCGCAGCCGCCGCGCGACCTCCCCCTCTGCGCTGTAATAAGAAGGCAGGTACACCGCCACCACCGGCTCCCCGTCCTGCTCCATTTCACGCGCTACCAGCTCGTGACCGAGGATCAGCGCGTCGATCGCGCGCTCGAGCAGCTCCGGTTCCACTTCGAGCAGCCGGGCGGCACGCTGGAGCAGCACGGGCCTTGGCAGATACGTGTGCCCGCTGCCGCCCGCCGCGTCCTCCAGCGCGTATTTGACGCCCGCGCACAGGCGGGAATCGCTCTCCTTCTCCACGCCCAGCGAAAAGGCGATGCGGTCGGCAGTCTTAAAGCCCACGCCGGTCACGTCCTCCACGAGGCGATAGGGATTCTTGCGGATGACGTCCTGCACGCGCTCTCCATACACCTTGAAGATCTTGACCGCGAGCGAAGGGCTCACGCCGTAGGTCTGCAGGAAGACCATCGCGTCTCGCTGCTGGGCCTGCTCCTGATAGCTTTCCGCGATCATGGCCGCGCGCTTCTTGCCGATGCCCGGCAGCTCCAGCAGCCGCTCCGGCGCGCAGGCCAGCACGTCCAGCGTGTCCTTTCCGAAGTGCTGCACGAGCTGCTTGGCCGTCGCCGGGCCGATGCCGTGCACCAGGCCGGAAGCGAGGTACTTCTCAATGCCGGTGATCGTCGTAGGCTTGACGACCTCGCAGGCGGCGATCTTGATCTGCTTGCCGTAGACCGGGTGCTCGACCCAGTCCCCGTGTATCAGCAGATGCTCGCCCGCTCCAAGCGAGGGCAGCACGCCTACCGCGGACGTACGAGCCTTGCCCACGCGCACCTGAAGGACGCTGTAGCCGTTTTCCTCGTTGCGAAAGACGGTCTCCTCCACGACGGCCTCGAAGTCCTCCACGCAAATCCCCCTTCCGAAACGAAAACGCCGCTTCCCCATGCGAAGTGAAGCGGCAGTTTCCGCGATATGCCTATTATACCAAAGCCGTTCCCCGCTTGCAACCGCGCGGTGGGCCAGCGGGCAAATTCAAAGGCCGCGCGGCAGGAAACTTCTTTCCCGCCGCGCGGCTTCTGTTCCGTTTTACAGCCCGGCCTTTTCGCGCAGCAGCTGCGCCCTGTCGGCGCGCTCCCACGGCAGGTCGACATCCGTGCGGCCGAAATGGCCGTAGGCCGCGGTCTGGCGGTAGATCGGGCGGCGAAGGTCGAGCATCTCGATGATGCCCGCGGGCCGCAGGTCAAACGCCTCCGCGACGATCTGCGCCAGCCGGTCGTCCGGAATCACCCCCGTGCCGAATGTATCCACCAGCAGGCTCACCGGGTGCGCTACGCCGATGGCGTACGCAAGCTCGATCTCACAGCGCTTTGCAAGCCCCGCCGCCACGATGTTTTTGGCGGCGTAACGGCCCGCGTAGGCCGCGCTGCGGTCTACCTTCGTCGGGTCCTTGCCGGAAAACGCGCCGCCGCCGTGGCGGGCGTAGCCGCCGTAGGTATCGACGATGATCTTGCGGCCGGTCAGGCCGGAATCGCCCATCGGGCCGCCGATGACAAAGCGGCCGGTCGGGTTCACGTAAAACTTGGTATTGCCGTCGAGCAGGTCCGCCGGAACGGAGGAACGGATGACCCGCTCGATGATCTCCTCGCGCAGCTCCTCGTAGGCGATGTCGGGATCGTGCTGCGTGGAGACGACCACCGCGTCCACGCGCACGGGCCTGTCGTCCTCGTACTCGACCGTCACCTGGCTTTTGCCGTCCGGGCGCAGCCACGGCAGCGTGCCGTCCTTGCGCAGTTCGGTCAGCTTGCGGGTTATGCGGTGCGCCAGCGCGATGGCCATGGGCATCATCTCCGGTGTTTCGTCGCAGGCGTAGCCGAACATCATCCCCTGATCGCCTGCGCCGATTTCCTTCTCGCCCGCCGCGCGTCCCTCCAGCGCCGCGTTGACGCCTTGGGCAATGTCGGGCGACTGCTCGTGCAGCGCGGTGAGCACCGAGCAGGTGGTGCCGTCAAAGCCGTACTTGGCGCGGTCGTAACCGATGTCGGTGACCACCTTGCGGACGATATCGTCCACCGGCACGTAAGCGGTGGTCGTGATTTCGCCCATCACCATCACAAGGCCGGTCGTCGTGGCCGTCTCGCAGGCGACGTGCGCAGTCGGGTCCTGCGCCAGGATCGCGTCCAGCACCGCGTCGCTGATCTGGTCGCACATTTTGTCGGGATGTCCCTCGGTGACGGATTCGGAAGTAAACAGTCTTCTCACGTACATTCTCCTTTGCTCTTGCGCCTTGCAGCGCCGGTCATAAGAAACGCCTCGTCCTAAGACGAGGCGGATTAGCGGATAACCCACACCTCATCTTTCAGCGGAAAACCGCTGTGGGAATTAGCACCTGAACGTCTCCGTCCGGTTGCCGGGTTTCATCGGGCCCAGTCCCTCCGCCACTCTGGATAAGGTTATTCACTTGTCATCGCTTCGCATTATAACAGGGCGGTCCCTGCCCTGTCAAGTGACAGGTTGCCCCATGTGTCACCGTCCGGCTCAGAAAAACGAAAGCACGCCGGTGGTCAAAAGCGTCATGATCAGGCAGGCGACCAGGTTGCCCAGCACGATCACGATGCCCGCCTGTTTCCGGTTCATCTCAAGCAGCGTTGCGATCGCGGTGCCCGTCCATACGCCCGTGCCCGGCAGGGGAATGGCGACGAACAGGAAAAGACCCAGCAGCCCCTTGGTGTCAACCTCCTTGGACTTGCGCATGGAGCGATTTTCAACCCACGCGGCAAAGCGCTGCAGGGGCCTGATCGGCAGGGAATAGAGCCACTTCAGGATGGGGCGAAGCAGCCACATGATAAACGGCATCGGCAGGGTCGAAAAGACGAACGCCAGCAGGTAGGTGAAGACGACAGGCATGCCGATGGCCAGGCCCACTGAAATCGCGTAACGGCCCTCGAAAGCGGGCACCATGCTGAGCAGCGCCGTCGTAATCACCTTTCCGATGTGCTCGGACCAGATAAACGTATTCTGCGCGGCGGCGGCCAGCGAATAAAGTGCAGGATGCATGCAATTCCTCCCGGTATGATTTTATCGAATCACAACGTTTTTTAGGATAACATTTCTTGCGCCCGGTGTCAATGACTGCTATACTATTCTCCTGACAGATTTCACGGTATGGAAGAGGGGACTGCTATTTGAAGACCGTTCTGGGCTGCATCCGCCGCGCGGACGAAGACTTTTCACTGATCGGGGACGGCGATCGCATCGCTGTGGGCGTGTCCGGCGGCAAGGACAGCCTGCTGCTGCTCTACGCGCTTTCCCTATATCGCAGGTTCAGCCATAAAAACTTCGCGCTTTCAGCAATCACGCTCGACATGGGCCTGCGTCCATTCGACGTCAGCGGCATCCGCGCTCTGTGCGAGCGGATCGAGGTGCCCTACACCGTCGTCGAGACGCAGATCGCGCAGGTGATCTTCGACATTCGCAAAGAGCCCAATCCCTGCGCGCTGTGCGCCAAGATGCGCCGCGGCGCGCTCTACGACGCAGCCGTCGCGCAGGGTGCAAACAAGGTTGCGCTGGGGCATCACCGTGACGACGTCATCGAAACGCTCCTGCTCAGCCTCGTCTTTGAAGCGCGCCTGCACACCTTTCACCCGAATACGTACCTCTCGCGCACGGGCATCACGGCCATCCGGCCGATGGTCTACCTTCCCGAAAAGCACGTCATCCACATGGCGAGGGAGCTCGCCCTGCCCGTCGTGCACAACCCCTGTCCGGCGGACGGCAACACCAAGCGCCAGGAGATGAAGGATTTGCTCGCGACCCTCTCCCATACCTATCCGCACCTGAAGGAATATATGCTCAAGGCCCTGCAAAACAGGGAGCAGTACGGCCTTTGGGACAAGCGGATCGTCGGAAAACCGGAGGAGGCATGAGCGTCCTTTTCTCCCTCACGCAGCAAAGCGCGCAGCACGCGCGGATTCGTCCGCCGCACGCCGCGCGCAATTTTTTATCTTCTCTTCCCCTCGCTGAGCAGGCCGCCCAGCGCATCCTTGTCCTCCAGCATGCGTCCCATGCCGATGGCAACGCACCCTTCGGGGTCCTCCGCCACGCGGCAGGAAACCTTCAAATACTTCGTGATGTACTGGTCGAATCCGAACAGCTGCGATGCTCCGCCGGTCATGGTGATGCCGCGCTCGAAGATATCCGCCGCCAGCTCCGGGGGCGTGCGCTCCAGCAGCGCGTGCACGTTCTCGATGAACTCCTGCAGCGGTTCGTCCAGCGCCTCCACCATCTCGTCCGAACCGAGGCTGATCGTCTTGGGCAGGCCCGTGATCAGGCTGCGCCCCGTCGCCTCCATCGTCAGCTTGTCGCCGCGCGTCATCGCCGCGCCGATGGTGATTTTGAGTTCCTCGGCCGTGCGCTCGCCGATCATCAGGTTGTGCTTGCGCCGCACGTAACGCGTGATCGCCTCGTCGAAGCGGTCGCCCGCGATCTTGACCGTGTTGCCCACGATCACGCGCCCCAGGGAGAGCACCGCCAGATCCGCCGTGCCGCCGCCCACGTCCAGCACCATCGTGCCGTAGGCCTGCGTCACATCCAAGCCCGCGCCCACCGCCGCAGCCAGGGGTTCATCCACGAGCTGCGCCTTGCGCGCGCCCGCGTCCAGCAGGATGTCGACCATCGAACGGCGCTCGAACTCGGTGACGCCGCCCGGCACGCAGACCACCGTGCGCGGCCTGAACAGCGTGCGCTTGCCGACGACCTTGCGCATGAAGTAGCGCAGCATCTTTTCCGTGAGGTCGTAATCCCCGATGACGCCCTCCTTGAGGGGGCGAATCGCCAGAATGCCGGCGGGCGTGCGTCCCAGCATGCGCTGCGCGTCCTCGCCCACCGCGAGGATCCCGCGCGTCGCCTTGTCCACCGCCACCACCGCGGGCTCGCGCAGGACGATTCCCTTCCCCTTGATGACGCACAGCACGCTCGCCGTGCCCAGGTCGATGGCAATATCATCCGATCCAAACATCGTCTTTCTCTCCTTTGGTACGCCTCACGTCTCCGCCGCCCTGCGCTTTTCGATGTACTTTCCCCGCGTCGCTTCCCCGCCGCGCAGGTGACGTTCGGCCTTATTTTTAAGGAGCACCGCCTGAGCGCGCTCGAACAGCTCCGCGTCCAGCTCCGGCAGGCGCTCGTCCAGGTCCTTGTGCACGGTCGATTTGGACACGCGGAAAACCCTGGCCGCCTGCCGGACGGTATCCCCCGTGTCTACGATATACTGCGCCACGCGCAGCACGCGCTCCTCTATATAATCCTTCACCCTGCTCCCCTCCATAGTTGACACTTCGCTGCCAGTCTATGCAGGGGTTCCCTTATTATAGCACGCCGCAGGGGCACAAAGAAAGCCCATGCACGTCCCTAAATCTCTTTTTTGCCCATCCACAGCAGATTGCCGAGGAAATCGATGCAGCCCTCCTCACATCCCTGCGCGCGGGTGAAAGCAGCGACGCCGTCCTGAAACTTTCCGAATGATTCGCAGGGAACGTACCAGACCTCCTGATACCCGCGGTCCAGCGCGCCGACGCCCTCCGCATCGCGATACAGCGCGTAGCCGTAGGCAGAGAATGCGCTCAGCCATTCACAGTGAAACCCAGGCTGCATCAGCCAGTTCCCGTTCGCGTCGATCATCCCCCACAGGCCGTCTGCAGCTCGTACGGCGCGCACGCCCTGATCGTCCGGTAAGCTTACATTAAGCCAACAGGGCTTTACAAGCCAGCCCCCGTTCGCATCGATCAGGCCCCACAGGTCGTCCGCACGCGCGGCGCGGTTGCCCATTCCATCCGGCTCGTGCAAAACGTCCCAGCGGGGTCGTATCAGCCAAAGTCCATCCGCGCCGATCAGCCCCCACTGTCCCCCTGACTGCTTGCACACAAAGCGCCTTCCCTCGGCGTCCGGCTCTGTAATATCCTGCCATTTGGGGCGCTCAATCCAGTTGCCTTCCCTGTCAATCTTTCCTGCCCGGGCGTACTTCTCTGCTCCCGCCTCCCAGGCGCGCGCCACGCCGTCATGGAACGAGGATACCCGCGAAAAGCGCTGCCCGATCGCCCACTTCCCCGTGAGATCGAGATAGCCCATGCGGTAGTCTAGCCTGCCCGCGACGATGAGCCCTTCGCTCGGAAGCTCCAGATACTCGTACTTCGGCTCGATGATCACGCGGCCCGCCAGATCTATGATGCCGCATCCCCAGCGCCCCCGGCCGTTCTCTCTCTCGCTCACCAGAACGTACCCGTCACGAATCTCCCTTACCGCCTCCCACTCGGGCGGCACGACGAACGCGCCCGTCCGGTCGATTACACCCATCCGGTTCCGCGCCTGCTTGGCGGGCGCGTAGCCTTCCTCGCTGAAGTTCCGCGCGAAGAAAAACTGCGGCGCGATGCGCCACGTACCGCTCACGTCTGCGTAGCCCGCTTTGCCCTCCTCCCAGCGCACGCGCCAGAGCTCCGGCCGCTCCGCGATCTGCGCGAGCGCCAAGCCCATGACCTTCTCGTCGCCGGACGCCCGGGCCATGATATACGCCTCGTTGTACGCCCCGCACGCAAGGTACGCCTGCGCGTCCTCGTGCGCAGACACGGCCCGCGGCGCCAGGCTCGCGAGCAGCAACAATATAACGAACAGCCTTTTCCTCATAAAAAAACCTCCCTTTCGCCCTCGTCTTCATCTGTTAGAGCGAATTGGGAGGTAAAAGGTTGGCTATACGTCGAAATACACCGCCGCCTTCTCGTCGTCTCCGTAAAAGACGCGAAGCAGCGTAAGGCCCCTTGCGGGCGCGGTCATGCCCAAATCCAGCCGGTCGCCCGTTTCGATGGCCCGCGAAAGCGCCGCCGGCGGCAGCTTGCCGTTCCCGATGCCGATGAGCGTGCCTGCGAGAATGCGCACCATGTTGTACAGGAAGCCGTCGCCGTGCACCAGCAGGTAGACGCGCTCCGCGTGCCGGTACACCTTCACGCGGTAAATCGTGCGGCGCGTGTCGCGCACCACAGAACCGGCCGCAGCGAACGCCCCGAAGTCGTGATAGCCGACCATGGCCTGCGCGGCCACGTCCATCCGATCTACATTTAGAGGCAGGGGGACATGCGCGTGCGTCAGGCGGTCGACAGCGGGCGCGTGACGCGTATTTTGGATGGCGTAACGGTAGACCTTACCCGTGGCGGAAAACCGCGCGTGAAAGTCTGGCGGCGCGTCCATCGATTCGCGCACGCGGATGTCGTCCGGCAGCAGGGTATTGAGCGCAAAGGCGAATTTGTCGCCCGGGATGCGGGAGGTCGTGTCAAAGTGCACGTTCTGGCACAGCGCATGCACGCCCGCATCCGTACGGCTGGAGCCCGTCACCGACACAGCTTCGCCCAGGAGCCGCGAAAGCTTTTCCTCCAGCGTCTGCTGAACGCTGGGCGCGTTGATCTGCCGCTGCCACCCGGAGTAGCTCGTGCCGTCGTACTCGAGGATCAGGCGGATGCGCCGCGCTTCAGAAGAGGACATGAAGCAGCCTCCCCTGCACGACGATCAGCGCGATGAAGGCGGCCATCACGAAAAGCGCAGCGAAGTCGACGCGCGTATAGCCCAGCTCCTTCATGCGCGTGCGGTTCTCGCCGCCGCGGTAGCAGCGCGCCTCCATTGCCATCGCCAAATCCGTCGCCCGCCGGAACGCGCCCACGAACAGCGGCACCAGCAGGGGAATCATCGCCTTTGCGCGCGTCACCAGATTTCCGCTTTCAAAGTCCGCGCCGCGCGCCATCTGGGCCTTCATGATCTTATCGGCCTCTTCCAGCAGCGTGGGGATGAAGCGCAGGGCGATGGTCATCATCATCGCCAGCTCGTGCGAAGGGAAATGCAGCTTCGAAAGTGGGCGCATCATGCGCTCCAGACCGTCCGTCAGCACGACGGGCGACGTGGTCAGCGTCAGCATCGAGGTGCCCATCACGAGGAACACCAGCCGCAGGGAGAAGAAGACGGCGTTTTGCAGCCCCTCCTGCGTGAGCTTGATAAAGCCCCAGGCAAAGATCACCGTCTCGCCGCTCGAAAACAGCAGGTTGATGATGAACGTAAAGACGATGATGAAGCGCAGCGCCTTGATGCCGCGCATCAGGAACTTCATGTTGATCTGGGCGATGCGGGCCATGCCCAGCAGAAACGCAAAAGCCAGCGCGTAGCCAAGCAGGTCCTTTACGAGGAAGACCGACACGATGTAGGCGATCGTAAGGTAAATCTTCATGCGCGGGTCCATCCGGTGTATCGGGGAATCGCCGGGATAATACTGGCCGAGCGTGATGTTCTTAAGCATGGGCACCTCCTACAATCCGCCGGATGGCCTGCAGCAGCTCTTCGGGCAGATAGGCGTCCTCTGGCACGTCAAAGCCCTTTTCGCGGAGTCTGGCGGCAAGCTGAGCCGCCTCCGGCACGTCCAGCCCCATCGCGCGCAGCTCCTCGCCGCGCTGAAACACCTCGCGCGGCGTGCCGTCCATGGCGATACCGCCCTTGTTCATCACGATCACGCGGTCGACCAGCGCGGCGACGTCGTCCATGCTGTGGGAAACCATGATGACGGTCGTCCCCTTTTCCTCGTGCAGCCGCCGGATGAGCGAGAGGATTTCGTCGCGTCCCTGCGGATCCAGCCCTGCGCAGGGCTCGTCCAGAATCAGGGTTTCCGGCTGCATGGCCAGCACGCCCGCGATCGCAACGCGGCGCATCTGCCCGCCGGACAGCTCGAAGACCGACCGATCCTTAAACGCCTCGTAATCGATCTGCACCTGCCGGCAGGCTTCCTTCACGCGCGCGGCGATTTCCTCTTTGGAAAGGCCGAGATTTTTCGGTCCAAAGGCGATGTCCGCGGCGACGTTCTCTTCAAAGAGCTGGTTTTCCGGGTATTGAAACACGAGCCCCACCTTGCGGCGCACCTCGCGTTTGTCGGTTTCCTTGTCAAACAGGTCCTTGCCGTCCACCAGCACGCGCCCTGACGTGGGGCGCAGCAGGCCGTTGAGGTGCTGAATCAGCGTGGACTTTCCGCTGCCCGTGTGGCCGATCAGGCCGATAAAGGCGCCGTCCTCGATGGTAAGATCGACGTCGTGAATGGCCGTCGCCTGAAACGGAC harbors:
- the recD2 gene encoding SF1B family DNA helicase RecD2, giving the protein MEDFEAVVEETVFRNEENGYSVLQVRVGKARTSAVGVLPSLGAGEHLLIHGDWVEHPVYGKQIKIAACEVVKPTTITGIEKYLASGLVHGIGPATAKQLVQHFGKDTLDVLACAPERLLELPGIGKKRAAMIAESYQEQAQQRDAMVFLQTYGVSPSLAVKIFKVYGERVQDVIRKNPYRLVEDVTGVGFKTADRIAFSLGVEKESDSRLCAGVKYALEDAAGGSGHTYLPRPVLLQRAARLLEVEPELLERAIDALILGHELVAREMEQDGEPVVAVYLPSYYSAEGEVARRLRELLEAMPSGGFEDVQAQIGELERVEGIAFHSQQRLAIETAVRSGMTVITGGPGTGKTTIINCIIRLLSIEGEVALAAPTGRAAKRMTEATGVEAKTLHRLLEYGGEEGSFARGADNPLEFDTLIVDEMSMVDIFLMRSLLRALMPGTRLIMVGDADQLPSVGAGNVLSDILDSGVVPSVRLTEIFRQDESSMIVVNAHRINRGEMPRLNVKGSDFFFERRESPSVAAQTVVELCARRIPGFLKVDPVRQIQVLAPTKKGECGVWALNTLLQSCFNPPRPGKHERVVGEVTLREGDKVMQTRNNYQLEWKKEGVFGWENGQGVFNGDMGFVQQVDEEARTLTVCFDDDRIASYEGEQMDDLELAYCVSVHKSQGSEFPVVVLPVVGGPPMLLTRNLFYTAVTRARRMVMLVGRESAIRTMVENAYISRRYSALCQRLRQGV
- the metK gene encoding methionine adenosyltransferase, coding for MYVRRLFTSESVTEGHPDKMCDQISDAVLDAILAQDPTAHVACETATTTGLVMVMGEITTTAYVPVDDIVRKVVTDIGYDRAKYGFDGTTCSVLTALHEQSPDIAQGVNAALEGRAAGEKEIGAGDQGMMFGYACDETPEMMPMAIALAHRITRKLTELRKDGTLPWLRPDGKSQVTVEYEDDRPVRVDAVVVSTQHDPDIAYEELREEIIERVIRSSVPADLLDGNTKFYVNPTGRFVIGGPMGDSGLTGRKIIVDTYGGYARHGGGAFSGKDPTKVDRSAAYAGRYAAKNIVAAGLAKRCEIELAYAIGVAHPVSLLVDTFGTGVIPDDRLAQIVAEAFDLRPAGIIEMLDLRRPIYRQTAAYGHFGRTDVDLPWERADRAQLLREKAGL
- a CDS encoding small multi-drug export protein — protein: MHPALYSLAAAAQNTFIWSEHIGKVITTALLSMVPAFEGRYAISVGLAIGMPVVFTYLLAFVFSTLPMPFIMWLLRPILKWLYSLPIRPLQRFAAWVENRSMRKSKEVDTKGLLGLFLFVAIPLPGTGVWTGTAIATLLEMNRKQAGIVIVLGNLVACLIMTLLTTGVLSFF
- a CDS encoding ATP-binding protein — protein: MKTVLGCIRRADEDFSLIGDGDRIAVGVSGGKDSLLLLYALSLYRRFSHKNFALSAITLDMGLRPFDVSGIRALCERIEVPYTVVETQIAQVIFDIRKEPNPCALCAKMRRGALYDAAVAQGANKVALGHHRDDVIETLLLSLVFEARLHTFHPNTYLSRTGITAIRPMVYLPEKHVIHMARELALPVVHNPCPADGNTKRQEMKDLLATLSHTYPHLKEYMLKALQNREQYGLWDKRIVGKPEEA
- a CDS encoding rod shape-determining protein MreB, yielding MFGSDDIAIDLGTASVLCVIKGKGIVLREPAVVAVDKATRGILAVGEDAQRMLGRTPAGILAIRPLKEGVIGDYDLTEKMLRYFMRKVVGKRTLFRPRTVVCVPGGVTEFERRSMVDILLDAGARKAQLVDEPLAAAVGAGLDVTQAYGTMVLDVGGGTADLAVLSLGRVIVGNTVKIAGDRFDEAITRYVRRKHNLMIGERTAEELKITIGAAMTRGDKLTMEATGRSLITGLPKTISLGSDEMVEALDEPLQEFIENVHALLERTPPELAADIFERGITMTGGASQLFGFDQYITKYLKVSCRVAEDPEGCVAIGMGRMLEDKDALGGLLSEGKRR
- the spoIIID gene encoding sporulation transcriptional regulator SpoIIID, coding for MKDYIEERVLRVAQYIVDTGDTVRQAARVFRVSKSTVHKDLDERLPELDAELFERAQAVLLKNKAERHLRGGEATRGKYIEKRRAAET
- a CDS encoding WG repeat-containing protein, which translates into the protein MRKRLFVILLLLASLAPRAVSAHEDAQAYLACGAYNEAYIMARASGDEKVMGLALAQIAERPELWRVRWEEGKAGYADVSGTWRIAPQFFFARNFSEEGYAPAKQARNRMGVIDRTGAFVVPPEWEAVREIRDGYVLVSERENGRGRWGCGIIDLAGRVIIEPKYEYLELPSEGLIVAGRLDYRMGYLDLTGKWAIGQRFSRVSSFHDGVARAWEAGAEKYARAGKIDREGNWIERPKWQDITEPDAEGRRFVCKQSGGQWGLIGADGLWLIRPRWDVLHEPDGMGNRAARADDLWGLIDANGGWLVKPCWLNVSLPDDQGVRAVRAADGLWGMIDANGNWLMQPGFHCEWLSAFSAYGYALYRDAEGVGALDRGYQEVWYVPCESFGKFQDGVAAFTRAQGCEEGCIDFLGNLLWMGKKEI
- the truA gene encoding tRNA pseudouridine(38-40) synthase TruA gives rise to the protein MSSSEARRIRLILEYDGTSYSGWQRQINAPSVQQTLEEKLSRLLGEAVSVTGSSRTDAGVHALCQNVHFDTTSRIPGDKFAFALNTLLPDDIRVRESMDAPPDFHARFSATGKVYRYAIQNTRHAPAVDRLTHAHVPLPLNVDRMDVAAQAMVGYHDFGAFAAAGSVVRDTRRTIYRVKVYRHAERVYLLVHGDGFLYNMVRILAGTLIGIGNGKLPPAALSRAIETGDRLDLGMTAPARGLTLLRVFYGDDEKAAVYFDV
- a CDS encoding CbiQ family ECF transporter T component, whose translation is MLKNITLGQYYPGDSPIHRMDPRMKIYLTIAYIVSVFLVKDLLGYALAFAFLLGMARIAQINMKFLMRGIKALRFIIVFTFIINLLFSSGETVIFAWGFIKLTQEGLQNAVFFSLRLVFLVMGTSMLTLTTSPVVLTDGLERMMRPLSKLHFPSHELAMMMTIALRFIPTLLEEADKIMKAQMARGADFESGNLVTRAKAMIPLLVPLFVGAFRRATDLAMAMEARCYRGGENRTRMKELGYTRVDFAALFVMAAFIALIVVQGRLLHVLF
- a CDS encoding energy-coupling factor transporter ATPase, producing the protein MPIVIEKLTHTYMPDSPFQATAIHDVDLTIEDGAFIGLIGHTGSGKSTLIQHLNGLLRPTSGRVLVDGKDLFDKETDKREVRRKVGLVFQYPENQLFEENVAADIAFGPKNLGLSKEEIAARVKEACRQVQIDYEAFKDRSVFELSGGQMRRVAIAGVLAMQPETLILDEPCAGLDPQGRDEILSLIRRLHEEKGTTVIMVSHSMDDVAALVDRVIVMNKGGIAMDGTPREVFQRGEELRAMGLDVPEAAQLAARLREKGFDVPEDAYLPEELLQAIRRIVGGAHA